One stretch of Oncorhynchus masou masou isolate Uvic2021 chromosome 9, UVic_Omas_1.1, whole genome shotgun sequence DNA includes these proteins:
- the LOC135546115 gene encoding transmembrane protease serine 13-like, translating to MAKHDPNELPPPYYSVEVHTLPPLQSYEELVYGAGQRPTPPNQLYYIPQHPPPVAAQHVCQPSISLSNKKKKGKCCHRSAKCFGGSGGIVLLLLLGIAIWLGVRYGTRLATAAVTLNHHDSEDEGHYEKQLSVPVHDTCSNSTVQCDGLRDCRLGTDESNCVRFGADGALQVRTSQDGRFLTVCYQGWDQSYANRTCAQLGFRKSFATKAVKSQQSIGLTLNNRSSLPIQGQVSVGSSCPDQNTVSLKCIDCGRQQLTSRIIGGTVAKLGQWPWQLSLHFGRSHICGGVLVSPDFVVTAAHCFPRLFPQFLDASKWLVYGGVVSQDKLPSPYLVEKIIVNENYNNVTNDQDITILKLASPVVFTNAVQPACLPAFDQTFPSGTKCWISGFGTIDAGSAKLSKALMQVTVDIIEVRVCNSSKVYSGSVSNNMLCAGDLNGVRDSCQGDSGGPLVCQTSDNLWQLVGVTSWGSGCGQSNRPGVYTKVSSLLPWIYSKMQLENP from the exons AACGAGCTCCCTCCTCCATACTACTCTGTTGAGGTGCACACCCTCCCGCCCCTCCAGTCCTATGAAGAGCTAGTCTATGGAGCGGGTCAAAGGCCCACTCCTCCCAACCAGCTGTACTACATCCCCCAGCATCCCCCACCAGTGGCTGCACAGCATGTCTGCCAGCCCAGTATAT CTCTTTCTAACAAGAAGAAGAAAGGCAAATGCTGCCACCGTAGTGCCAAGTGCTTTGGTGGGTCAGGAGGCATCGTTCTGCTGCTCCTCCTGGGCATTGCCATCTGGCTCGGAG tgCGTTACGGTACCAGATTGGCAACTGCGGCTGTCACCCTCAACCACCATGACAGTGAGGATGAGGGGCATTATGAGAAGCAGTTGAGCGTGCCCGTTCATGACACCTGCTCCAACTCCACCGTCCAATGTGACGGTCTGCGAGACTGCCGACTAGGCACCGACGAGTCTAACTgtg tgAGGTTTGGGGCGGACGGTGCTCTACAGGTCAGAACGTCTCAGGATGGTCGTTTCCTCACAGTGTGTTACCAGGGATGGGACCAGAGCTACGCCAACCGAACCTGTGCCCAACTGGGCTTCAGAAA GTCCTTTGCAACCAAGGCCGTGAAATCCCAGCAGTCCATTGGTCTAACCCTGAACAACAGATCGTCTTTACCCATCCAGGGCCAGGTCAGCGTTGG CTCTTCCTGCCCTGACCAGAATACGGTTTCTCTGAAGTGTATTG ATTGTGGGCGTCAGCAGTTGACCTCCCGGATCATAGGGGGCACTGTTGCCAAGCTGGGCCAGTGGCCCTGGCAACTGTCTCTACACTTTGGTAGATCACATATCTGTGGAGGGGTCCTGGTGTCCCCTGACTTTGTGGTGACAGCTGCCCACTGCTTCCCCAG GTTGTTCCCCCAGTTTCTTGACGCCAGTAAGTGGCTTGTGTACGGAGGAGTGGTGTCTCAAGACAAGCTTCCTTCTCCCTACCTCGTAGAGAAGATCATCGTGAACGAGAACTACAACAACGTAACCAACGACCAGGACATCACCATTCTGAAGCTGGCCTCACCAGTGGTCTTCACTA ATGCAGTTCAGCCTGCCTGTTTGCCAGCCTTTGACCAGACATTCCCCAGTGGAACCAAATGCTGGATCTCGGGCTTCGGAACAATAGATGCGGGATCag CAAAACTCTCCAAAGCCCTGATGCAGGTGACCGTTGACATCATCGAAGTGCGTGTGTGTAACAGCTCCAAGGTATACTCCGGCAGTGTGTCCAACAACATGCTGTGTGCCGGTGATCTCAATGGGGTCAGGGACTCCTGTCAG GGAGACAGTGGTGGTCCTCTGGTGTGCCAGACCAGTGACAACCTTTGGCAGCTGGTAGGCGTGACCAGCTGGGGCAGTGGCTGTGGGCAGAGTAACAGGCCGGGAGTCTACACCAAGGTGTCCAGCCTACTACCCTGGATCTACAGCAAGATGCAG CTGGAGAATCCGTGA